Below is a window of Candidatus Baltobacteraceae bacterium DNA.
TCACCCCGGTCGCCCCCGCGGCCCTCCCCATGGGCCTGCAATTCTGGCGCTTCCGCTAGCGCGTAGTGTAGCACCCGTGCTACAGTGCGCGCATGGACCGGGAAATATCACAGCGCGAACTCCGAAACGACAGCGGTAGCGTCATGAGGGCGCTCGACGCCGGTGAATCGTTCGTCATCACGCGTAACGGTGTCGCGGTTGGCGAACTGACGCCGGTCCGGCGGCGCGCTTTCGTATCGAAAGCCCGAGTATTAGCGACGTTCGCCGGAGCCACGCCCATCGATTCGGAGCGATTCCGGGCCGATCTCGATTCATTCGTAGACCAAGATCCAACGCCTCGTGGCTGAAAAAACCAAGGGGCTCATCGACACCTCGGTTCTCATCGACCTCGATCGACGTGGCGCCGACGAATTGCCCGATGAAATGACTATTGCGGCCATAAGCTTGGCCGAACTCACGGCAGGTCCGCATGCCACCAGCGACCCGATCGAACGGGCTCGTCGCCAAGCACGCCTTCAGCAACTTGAGGCTACGTTCGATCCGTTGCCGTTCGATGCAAGCACGGCCAGAGCGTATGGGCAAGTGTATGCCGCCGTGAGTGCTGCGGGCCGGAAAGCTCGCGGTGGAGGTGCGGTCGATTTGCTCATTGCAGCAACTGCTCTCGCAGCGCGATTACCGCTTTATACGCGCAACCCGTCCGACTTCGACGGTCTTCGCGAGCTAATCGAGATCGTCGCCGTCCGCTAGCATGAATCCGTAACCGGTCGCTGGAGCGTTCTATAGGTGTATGACTCAACCCGCGATTGCCGCGTTTGCCGCCGGTTGCTTCTGGGGAATCGAAGCGGCCTTCAATCAGATCCCCGGCGTGCTCGGCGCCGTCTCCGGATATACGGGCGGCCAAGCCGCCAACCCGACCTACCGTCAGGTTTGTAGCGGACGGACCGGCCATGCCGAGGCGGTCGAAGTAACGTTCGATCCCAGCGTCGTTACGTACGAACAGCTGCTCGCCACGTTTTGGAACCTGCACGATCCAACGACTCGCGACCGCCAAGGCCCCGATGTCGGCTCGCAGTATCGCTCGGCGATCTTCACGCACGGGCCGGAACAGGCGGCCGCCGCGCAAGCATCGCTCGAACGCGAACGCGCGAAATACGAGCGGCCGATCGTGACGCAGATCGTCGAAGCGCCGACGTTCTATCCGGCGGAAGACTACCATCAGCGCTACTTCGAAAAGAACGGTGTTGCGTGCCACATCAACTAACGCGCCGCGGACTGCTCATCGGCGGCGCGGCGGCCGTAAGCGCGCTCGCCTATCGCGCGCTCGTTCCGCCGGCACTGGCCGCGATGCCGGGCGGCGGATACGCCGTGACGCACACCGATGCGCAGTGGCGTAAATTGCTCGGTCCGGATCGTTACGCAATACTGCGCGAGAACGGCACCGAGCCCGCCAACTCGAGCGCGCTCAACGCGGAGCATCGCGCCGGCACGTATGCATGTGCGGGCTGCAATCTGGCGGCATTCTCGTCGGCAACGAAGTTCGATGCAGGCGAAGGCTGGCCGAGTTTTTACAAACCGCTCCCCAATGCCGTACGCACGCGCGCCGACTACGAAATCGGCATCCCCCGCACCGAGATTCATTGCCGCCGGTGCGGCTCGCACCTCGGCCACGTCTTCAACGACGGGCCGCCGCCAACCGGCCTACGCTACTGCATCGACGGACTCGCGCTGCATTTCACGCCGGATCGCGCACCCGGCTAGCGCTCGAGTAACCAGCGAACTAACTGCGCGCGAGACGACACGTGCACTTTTGCGAAAATGTTGCTGACGTGCACCTCGACCGTTCGCTCGCTGAGTACCAAACTCTCCGCGATTTGGCGATTCGCGAGCCCCTCGCCAACCTTACGGGCGATTTCAACTTCGCGGCGCGTCAAACCCGACGAATCTTTCGTGTTTACCACAGCCGCGCCGGCGCGAGTCGATCCCGGAATCACCCCGGCAGCTTCAAGTAAATGACACTGCTCCGATGACGGTGTGCCGGTGAGGTGCGCCGCGAGTGCGGCAAACATTGGCGCGTCGAGATGCTGCAGTTCCGCATCGATCGCTCGAGCGCGAGCGGGATCGCGCCTCGAACCTCCCGCCACGCGCGCGTGCTCGCGCATCAAGTTCCAATGCGCCACCGCCCAACGCGATCGATCGACCGATTCGGTCGGTCCCGCGAGAAACGCGAGTACTTCACTATGGCGGCGCCGTGCGGCCCACACCGACAGCCCAAGTGGGAAATACGCGACGTCCACGATCCACGGCGGATGCTCTGCGACCTCAGAAACCAGGTCGCGCAGCCAGCGCTCCAGTCCCGGCTGGTGCAATCGCGCGAGTACCCAGGGCAAGAATTGCTTCGCAGATCGTGCGTAGCGGCCCGCCAGCAGGAGCTGACCTACCTGCACCATCTCCGCGTCCCAGGCAGTCGATGCGCCGGTGAGCGCTCCCACGATCGCTGGAACCACGAGCAGTTGCGCGCGACGCGGAACTGCCATGTCGCTGCGATAGAATGACTCAAACCGTTCCAGTGCAATCGTCCACGATCCGGTTGCGATAAGGAACGCCGCGTCCAACATTCGCACCGCGAAAAGATCGTCGGATTCGAAGCGATACCGCGCGGATATATCGGGTAGAAACCGCTCGATGGCAGAGCAGCCCTTGTGGT
It encodes the following:
- the msrA gene encoding peptide-methionine (S)-S-oxide reductase MsrA, with translation MTQPAIAAFAAGCFWGIEAAFNQIPGVLGAVSGYTGGQAANPTYRQVCSGRTGHAEAVEVTFDPSVVTYEQLLATFWNLHDPTTRDRQGPDVGSQYRSAIFTHGPEQAAAAQASLERERAKYERPIVTQIVEAPTFYPAEDYHQRYFEKNGVACHIN
- a CDS encoding type II toxin-antitoxin system VapC family toxin encodes the protein MAEKTKGLIDTSVLIDLDRRGADELPDEMTIAAISLAELTAGPHATSDPIERARRQARLQQLEATFDPLPFDASTARAYGQVYAAVSAAGRKARGGGAVDLLIAATALAARLPLYTRNPSDFDGLRELIEIVAVR
- the msrB gene encoding peptide-methionine (R)-S-oxide reductase MsrB → MPHQLTRRGLLIGGAAAVSALAYRALVPPALAAMPGGGYAVTHTDAQWRKLLGPDRYAILRENGTEPANSSALNAEHRAGTYACAGCNLAAFSSATKFDAGEGWPSFYKPLPNAVRTRADYEIGIPRTEIHCRRCGSHLGHVFNDGPPPTGLRYCIDGLALHFTPDRAPG